The DNA segment GTACTGTACCATTCTTAAGTAAAATTACCGGCATTCAAATGGCTCAACTTGCAATGCGTTCAATTATCGGTGAGAAACTTGTCGACATGGGTTACAAGGAAGGTATTCAACCATATTCTGAGGGCGTCTTTGTAAAAGCCCCAGTGTTCAGTTTTAACAAACTGAAAAACGTAGATATTACGCTTGGACCTGAAATGAAATCAACAGGTGAAGTAATGGGTAAAGACGCAACGATGGAAAAAGCATTATTCAAAGGTTTAACAGCAAGTGGTGTAGAAGTTAAAGACCATGGTACTGTATTAATGACAGTGAGTGATAAAGATAAAGACGAAGTAGTAAGTATTGCTGCTCGACTTAACGAAGTAGGCTATAAGATTTTAGCAACAGAAGGTACGGCACAAAAACTTAAAGAACATCAAATTCCTGCTGAAGTGGTTGGCAAAATTGGCGGCGAAGATGATCTTCTAACGCGCATTCAACAAGGTGAAGTTCAAATTGTTGTAAATACTATGACAAAAGGTAAAGAAGTTGAAAGAGACGGCTTCCAAATTAGAAGAACATCAGTAGAAAACGGTGTACCTTGTCTTACTTCATTAGATACAGCAAATGCATTAACGAATGTCATTGAAAGTATGACTTTCACTATGAAAAACATGTAAATCATTTGATTGAATCAACGGGCTAACATTTGCATAGCCCTTGATTTCAACTATTTGTAATCAATTTGAGGTGTACTAACATAATGAAGACTTTACCAATTATTGCATTAGATTTTGACTCAATAGAGTCAGTAAATCAGTTTTTAGATCAATTTGATGAACCATTATTTGTTAAGGTAGGTATGGAACTATTTTATCAAACTGGACCGCAATTGATTGAATCGATTAAAGCACGTGGTCATGATATATTTCTAGATTTGAAATTGCATGATATTCCAAATACAGTCGGTAAAACAATGGAAGGTTTGAGTAAATTAGATGTCGACTTAGTAAACGTTCATGCTGCAGGTGGTACTGCTATGATGGAACGTGCATTAGAAGGTATTAAAAAGCATAATAAAGATATAAAGATTATCGCAGTCACACAATTAACTTCAACAACTGAAGCGGTATTACAACAAGAACAAAATATACAAACTACAATCGATGAAGCTGTACTAAATTATGCTCAACTAGCAAAAAAGGCAGGCTTAGATGGTGTTGTTTGTTCACCGTTAGAGACGGCATTGTTAAAGGAACACTTAGGCACATCATTTTTAAAAGTTACACCTGGTATCAGACCTGCTGATGCAGCTGTAAACGATCAAAAACGTGTGACGACACCAGAACAAGCAAAAGAAATGGGCTCGACACATATCGTTGTCGGAAGACCTATTACTCAAAGTGACGATCCGCTCGCAAGTTATCAAAAAATAAAAGAAAGTTGGTTAAGTTAATATGGCGAAAAACATTGCGAAAGCATTATTAGATATCGAAGCAGTAACGTTATCTCCAAATGATTTATTTACGTGGAGTTCAGGAATAAAATCACCAATTTATTGCGACAATCGAGTTACTCTAGGTTTCCCTAGCGTTCGACGTGATATTAGAGATGGTTTAAGTGACTTAATTCAACAACAATTTCCAGAAGGTCAAATCGTTTCAGGGACTGCAACTGCAGGCATCCCTCATGCAGCATATGTATCTGAAGTATTAGATTTACCTATGAACTATGTTCGTTCTAAGAGTAAAAGCCATG comes from the Staphylococcus hsinchuensis genome and includes:
- the pyrF gene encoding orotidine-5'-phosphate decarboxylase → MKTLPIIALDFDSIESVNQFLDQFDEPLFVKVGMELFYQTGPQLIESIKARGHDIFLDLKLHDIPNTVGKTMEGLSKLDVDLVNVHAAGGTAMMERALEGIKKHNKDIKIIAVTQLTSTTEAVLQQEQNIQTTIDEAVLNYAQLAKKAGLDGVVCSPLETALLKEHLGTSFLKVTPGIRPADAAVNDQKRVTTPEQAKEMGSTHIVVGRPITQSDDPLASYQKIKESWLS